The region atttagacgaTGGATTTCTCaatgttgaaattatttatgtaattatgaGATAGTATTTAATAACCGCACAAAATTCAATGCCACCCTTTACCCTTCGATGTATAATGTACTACATGTTTGTAGACTGGCACGTGAACAGGATATGGTTTTGCTACTGGCACtggaaatttcttttccacataCACAGGGTATGGTTTTTCAACGACATAAGGaacctataaaaaaaaatgtattgcgttacgttacatatatttttcgtatGTTAGCTATCAGttgaaaagtatattaaaacgTGAAAATTGTACTTACGTGCTTTTCGACAATGACGGGTTCTGGCTTTTCAATTGGTATCTCAACATGTTTAATAACTTCAACTGGATATGGGTGAGGGATTTCGATCGGTACCTGATAGGGTTGAGGCACtggtattttaatttctttaggtACTTCAACAGGCACAGGATGCGGAATAGGTATAGCTGAAGCAAAGAAGTTACGCAAATTATGCAATTGTActtatataattacgtatatttaaaaaatttgttaatacatattaaaaaaaaaaataagcttaccatattttttaataattggaaTTTCCACatgttttgttttctcttcATAGGATGAACCACCGTGATCCTCGGCATAATGGCTAGCCAACACCATATTGCcgaacgaaataaaacttaacaAGAAAACCTGCAATTTCATGTTATTCATTATGTCacgctttataaaattttataatgcgcttaatatataaatgtacatcAATAAGTaaaactcttttatttttatttttctttttttttaatctaaaaaattgtcacttaaaaaattttaataattaacaccGCTTGGAACATTAAGCACACATTTGTTGCGCGACatgcaaataattatctaaatcTTACTATTTTATTCATGTTGATTGTGTTTTTATAGGGGGCTAACGATGTGAACACGAGAAATCAAGCGTTGAATGGCTATATCCCTCAAAGATCGACCTTATATACTGACTTCGATTCCACCACCTTTCACTAAAATCCTGCAATAGAGTTTCAATCCTTCCCAGGATATATCACGTTGCATTTCGTAtcgtgcaataaaaataatattcgtcaTGTCAGAAAGAATTTGaacagaatataattattttaattaaattaaataagcagCTCGTGGATTTTGGTATCCCTATTTAGTTCAATCGTTCAAGAAAGCACGAAAGATAGCCATGTTAACGTTAAGATATTCCCGTATActaaaaaatacgaaagtaGATACCCTTAGGCAAATGTAAACGCGATGATAGTCCCGTTTACCGGAAGCGAAAGCAcgatgtacgtacgtacagtTTCTCAGGCTTTCCGATATCCCTATAGAATGCTCACACAAATTAAGTCATGTTAAATGAGTACGCTGGCcaacaaacaaatataaattcgtgagcacttgaaaaaaaatgtctcgctattcagaataattattaattttctctttttaatcaaCAAAAATGATTagcgagaatttttttttgttactgcGTTGATTTGATTTGATAAAGATAAGAAAGGAGTGCCCGATGAACATGTGAATTTGATTTCCGTTCACTTACTCACCGTGCATAAATGTAAATCTCCCGCCTCTCACGCTGCGAGGTAGTTCCCTGTGTATGTTTTTAGACTGAACTAGGAAGTGAACGCCAAGTATACTTTTGCTTGAAGAGACAgacgatacatttttttttctttctttttttttttgatatgtCAGAATGAAAGTACGAAACACAACACTCTGTGAAAGGGTTCCGGGGAGAACACGGTCGAAAGACATTCGACTGTGAAAGGTGCCGTGGAAGAACCTTAAAGATGGATTATTAATACTCAAAGAATTAATATGTGAATTGAACagtactattttattaaaaggaaACAAATTGCATCCGTCTAAAAAcatgatataataaaaattaatataaatatgctGCAGtgttttataagaaaatattataacgtttttataaaattacttttttttttaatttggcttTTCAGCTAATTATTTACACGGTAGTTCATCATCCAAGGAAGGAAATGTGTTCTTAATGCGTGGAGAAACTCTGAAGCAATTCTAAAGCGAAGACCATCTCAATTAGTGTCCACGGTAGAGCGATACTGCTAATTCGCTCTTGTGAGAAATTGGAATCCATGGTCGATAAACTCACGATCTGTCACTCGTGGAACTTTAAGTTCATAGTCCAGTTCGATTTCAATTGCACCTCGGTATGTGCTAATAGCGACACAAACGAGCTTTGACCTACAACCTCTGGCATCGGAGAAAGTATAAATTCGGTCATGCTTCTTAAACTTGACAAAAGTTCGCTGTTTAAATCAAGTAActtgcatattattttttttattgtataaggaataattaaatattttactacttAATAAATACCAGCGAACGAAGTTAACATTACCGTAgattcataatttttcttccgcgcgatgtgcaataaaataatgagcGTGAATCAACGAATTCGCCGGTGGCGTGGAAAGAGGAAGCTAGCAGTGGAAGTTCacagggaaagaaaaaaaaaaagtttttagcGAAAGTGAAGTTCAAAGTCGATTTGCTCTACCGACAATCACTGCGAGTGTGccgcagcaaaaaaaaaaaaaaaaaggagccgCCCGCTAGTGATTGTATATTAAAGCGCACCTTCCTGATTTGTACTGCCCCGGGTTACTTACTTATACGTAATGTGCGTATCTACAAACGTACCTAATCGATCGGCTTTCTCATAATTGAAGGAGTCGATTTCTTCTCGAGCCATCGAACAGCTGCATTTAGTTATAATGTTACTAGCCATTGTagtgcaatttaaaattaatgcatgCGTTAAGTTCtgtacattatatttattttattttacaggtCGATCGCAGCAAT is a window of Cardiocondyla obscurior isolate alpha-2009 linkage group LG11, Cobs3.1, whole genome shotgun sequence DNA encoding:
- the LOC139106520 gene encoding mantle protein-like, yielding MNNMKLQVFLLSFISFGNMVLASHYAEDHGGSSYEEKTKHVEIPIIKKYAIPIPHPVPVEVPKEIKIPVPQPYQVPIEIPHPYPVEVIKHVEIPIEKPEPVIVEKHVPYVVEKPYPVYVEKKFPVPVAKPYPVHVPVYKHVVHYTSKGKGWH